The Nicotiana tabacum cultivar K326 chromosome 1, ASM71507v2, whole genome shotgun sequence genome segment ATTAAGTCCCATCAGAAATTGCCATAGTCGCTGATATTGTTGGTGATCTACAAACTTTTTAGACTTATCACAACAGGTAGGAAGTGGCATTATTGAGTCATATTCATCCTAGAGATCCTTCAGTTTAGAGTAATATACAGAAACACTAGTCATTTCTTGAGTCAATGTGAAGATTTCTCTGTGAAGATAATACATGCGTGAAGCATTCACCTTATCAAAACGCTCATGCAGATTAGCCCAAATCGCACATGCATTTGAGCGAAACAGAACACCACACAACAAATCACGACTAACATTATGCATAATCCATGATTTCACTATAGCATTACATCGATCCCAGAGATTAGCATACTTATCTCCATAAGTGTCGCGATTGATGGTTCCATCAATAAATCCCAGCTTGTTGCGAGTCAACAGTGAAACCCTCATAGCTTGGCTTTACATAGTGTAATTCTCCATTTCGATCAACTGAAAACCTAATGACAACGCTCCAGGTGTATCGGATGGATGCAAATACAGAGGATGATTGTGATCAATCACAATCTAGCTTTGATCGACAACTTTATCAACTGCCATTGGAGAAAATTAGGTTTTTGAACCAAAACAGAGAACAAAACAAAATATCGATTTATCTCTTGTTATTCAGCAAATTCACAATGAAGAACCCTAGATTTGATCGATtatttgctctgataccatgtcgaATTGATGAATTCAGTTAGCTCCCAATCCAGATCTGAAGAGTAAAAGATGAAGACGAGAGAAGAAGAACTGAGAAAATGGAAATATTACTATTCCATTGAGAAAGTATAATGTACAACACCTACAACTTCCCAACTAACATATATTTATACTAACTAATCTCTAACTCAACTATAGTTACTAGTATGTACTCTAGTTAGCTAGCTATGGTTGATAAATAACAACTAACTAGCATTGTCCTGTATCAATACATTTCTCAACAGTTAAAAGTCAAAATGGAATTTTAGTTACTCCTAGTATTCCATTAATTATCCTCGAGAAAGACACCTTTTGCAAAGAGTGGTCAATTGACCATTCTTCGTCAAAATATtacgaaaaattacactgtgtatataagaaaaatattgattttagATGTATAAAACATATATTGAATACCATTTATTggaattttttttacttctttcaagtCTGAACACCCTTGAAAATATTTCTGGCTCCGTCACTGGATGCCATCTAGtttctaaaactaggtaagtcgATCACTTAACAATATTTAAAACAATAAAAACATGATATAACGAAACAAAGTTTAAcataaatgcggaaataaaagTAATACAAGCCAAACCACAATACTCAACATAACTCTCTAGAACTAGGTAGTACAGAGTGACAAGCTCTAGCTGAATGTATAGGAACATCTCAAATACACAatactatttgaaaaatataatgatagtataaataaaaaagaaaatgactTCAAAAGACTATGACGGTCAATCCAACTATCTTGAATCCTCACGATCTATGTAGCTCTCACTACCTAGGCTACCTCCAACACCTGGAtttacacaaaaatgtgcagaaatatagtatgagtataccacagtcagtaccaagtaagtatctagactaacctcggtgaagtagtgacgaggtttaagtcatgtgatactcactagccaaaaataacttgtgcaataaaTCACAAGACTGGCAACAGAAAGAGATTACagaaacaacaataataatatttcacaCTTGCACGAAAGAAACCTTGTGCTCGCACGACGAAGTCCTCATGCCACAATACCAATCACACTCGTGCAGAAGAAACCTCTTGCTCAGACGGcaaagacctggtatcacaataCCAATCACACTCGCATGGAAGAAATCTCGTGCTCACACGACAAAGACCTCATGCCACAATACAAATCACACTCGCACGGATGAAACCTCATGCTTGCATGGTAAAGACCTCGTACCAATACCCAAATAATTCGCTCAGCATGTTCACATGTGCCACAAATCACAAACAATAATGCCAAAACTTTTTTCACGAATAGGAGTTCATAATTTATCAATAAGTGCACAAGAACAGGTAAAAATAGTAAAGTGTGTATATGTATGTAACAAATAAAGCATTTCTACAGCTAAAAACAAGTGTAGTGATCATGCCCACATAGCCACAAAGTGATTAAGCATGGTTCATATAAAATACATCCTcaaattaaggcatattaatagcctaaggtctaatTCGGTTATAAGCCACACATAGTACCCTGTgcatacgctcgtcacctcatgtacacgttaTTATTTTACATAACACGAATAACAATTAAGGCCAAATTCTAAGGAGTGTTTCTTccgcacaaggttaggcaagatacttatctcaaataagcaaaatcaatactccaaaaaatccttgcctctcgaatcggcctccaaacaagTCGAATCTTACAAAAAATagctcaataatatcaaacacgGCTATAGAAATCGATTTAATTAATAAATCTCTGATctttaacaaaaatcaaaaagttaaccaaaaagtcaacctgggTCCGTATCCTGAACAcgataaaactcataaattccAAACACAATTCGAATatgagtccaactataccaaTTTTATTCCAAATCGACTTCGAATTGGGGTTCAAATccccatttttcattttagaaaaaGTTTACCAAAATTCATAATTTTCTTCACTTAGATTTATCATTCAAATACTAAAATCAAGATTGGAATCATGAGtaataaccaaatccgagttaaaatACTTATCCCAATCCAAATCGTAAAATTCCCTCCAAAATTACCTAAAATCGAGCTCTTAATCTCAAAATATGGTAAAATAACTCAACCCCTCGAAATGGAGTATTTTAATGAGTCTGCTTAgtgatttccgcttctgcgatcccaaGATAGCATTTGCGACGCCACATCTATGGAAAtgcctcgcagatgcggaatccaCTAAAGTTCCAGCCCTTCGCTCTACGGCCAAGACACCGCTTCTGCAATGTCGCTTTTGCGATCCCTCTTGTGCACATGTGCTGTCACTTTTGCAACATGAACACAACAATTGCGGACACCCTTAAGCTCAGCCAATTTGGCATTTGCGGTCccaggtccgcttctgcggactcgcccCTACGGACCAAATATCGCAAGTGTGAAAGCACCAGAACTGATCACCCCAAGCAACCACAAATGATCCGAagctcatccgaaactcacccgatgccccgtccaaccataccaaccagtcccaaattataacacggacctactccatgtctcaaatcacacaaaataactTAAAAATCACGAATTGTTCACCATTCAAGCCTAATGATCTATTTCAAATTTCCATCTTTCGAACTCACGCCGAACATGTCTAAACAACTcagaatgaccccaaattttatacacaaatcataaatcaccatacgaacctattcccAGGCTTGGAATCACAAAAGGACATGGATAGCCACAAGGTCAACTATGGATCAAACCTAAGAACTTCTAAGCCTTATAACTTTCAATTTTTGCCAATTAGAGTCAAAACAACTTAGGAACCTccgaatccaaatccgaacatatgcctaagGCCAAAATTACCATCTGGACCTGACAAAACTATCAAAACTTCGATCTGAGGTCAACTATACAAAATCAAAGTTCGATCAAACTtcacaacttaagcttccaaccttgggactaagtgtctcaatttaatTCAAAACTACCTCGAAATCAAACCAATCGCCCTCGCAAGTCGCATAACGTTGAATACACGTGTAAAGCATTAAATAGAAAAAATGGGGTTAAAATAATCAAAACGAATGTCCGGTGTTTACAATACGATTTCAAGTCCGAGTTGGAAAATTATGTAAAAGTTGGAGAATatgagaatttttgaaaaattattaagaaattttaaaaagtattctTGTTTTAAGACATTTTTAATCCTTattgtgaaaaagaaaaaaaaaagtttctttagattcatttttatttttttgtcctTTTTTGGTCTTTAGATCTCCTACAAAATGACGGAGAAAAAACTAGATAAGGCACGGTTTGGAGAATCAAATTCGTGACTTTTCGTTGGCAAAATATTCAGCGATCCCAACTTGTTTGTAAAGTGGTGTgtcattataatttttttttttttgaaatacattAAAACCATATATGATACTATAAATTAAGTTCTTAGAGTCGTTTCCTTTTCTCCATTAATTCATCTCAATGAATATGCTGTCACATCCCAAAGCTGGAGGACCAAACCGGCACACAATACCTTAACCTTGTTCGAGCGAATTAATCTTAACATTGACTTGATGACCGTAATTCATCTTTGGATTTTAAACACAAGTTTTCCATATTTTCTACTCATATAACCTTTAAACagaatgaaaaacaaaaatacaCTCTCAACAAACGCCAGACTGTATCAACAAAATTAAGCCTCAATCCCAACCGGTTGATATCACCTTATATCACCTGTAAGCACAAGCTTAACGAGGGGAAAACAATTCATTCCGACCTAGGATAATAAGCTCATGAGCTTGGTCTTACTTCACCGCCGACAAAGAAAAGAAACATTTTGGTCAAATGCAAATCAATGAGTCAACTTTCAGTTTGACTCAAGGTCCCAAATACATGATGAAATCGCCCCCACCCCACAAGATCACAGTTCTGCCCTATGCCTTATGGAAACAACACTTTGCTTTCTTGTTCACATGACTGGAGTTCCTCTCGCTTCTATACATCTCTCCATTCTACATCTCCTGACACTTGAAATGGTGCACAACAATTTATGCGACAAACGTAAATTGCACAACATAAGAAATTTACAGCCAAATCAACTACTAACTCCTATGCTACTGGTTTACAAAGTTAAAGCCAGAGCCACCTTGAAGCCAAGTAAACATACCCGAACCAGCACGCAAAGTGCTCAGATTATTGTATCAAGGTATGTGTAGTTGTGCCGTCGTCCAAACTCCAGAAGGCTACCATATGTGCGATCCCAAACTCCAACGAAAAGAGACTCTGTATCAGGACTAAAAGACAGACCTGATATCTCACCAAAGAAATCAATTTCTTGCTCCTGCTCATACCCACCTTTTACATCAAAAACATGAACGAAGTCTGCAGGTTCTGCCATAGCCATATATCTGCCATCAGATGTGTAGCGGATTGACCGAATAGCCCCAAGGTTACCCTTCAAAGCAACAACTGATTTCGACAAGTTCCGTATGTCCCATACTCTGCAGGTTTTATCCTGGTTCCCAGTTGCAAAAGTTAGGCCATCAGGATGCCATGCTGACGCAAACGAGAAGTCACCATGTCCGCACAAAGGCGAAACAATCTGTAAGCATTAAATTTGATTACTGACTGGTGCATCAGATATTGAACAATTCTGATAAATTGAATTATGGGAGGAGATAAATGCACAAGTACCTTTGCATTTCTGGAATCAACCAATAAACCGTCAGGATTATCTCCAACTATTGCGATAAGCTTACCGTCAGGGCTCAGGGATGCATGCTGCAAGCATAAAATGGGGAAAACAAAGTAACACCTTATtatggaaataaaaataaaaggaaaatagaagTTAATACCACCAAATAGAGAGTTGTATAAAGATAAGACGTGTGTTAATCAATATAAGATGAGTGATTAGAATAATAACTGTATACAAAACCCCTAGATTGAAACCAGTGAAGTATGAGAAATGAGAAATGTATTTTTTTAGTTCAACCTAAGCTATTCATAAATTATAATTCAATAAAAACTAGCAAATTATTAGTACTAGTGCTGCATCACTAATGGCATGCACTAGTAGCACATAATTAGTAAACCTTCTTGGTATACATCCACTACGACATATACATTTTGGGGCATGTGTGCAACCATAACACACGCAGTACAGACTTACATTCACTGGCCAGGGAAAACGGAAATGCTTGGACAGTTGAAATTTCTCCATATCGAAATCTCTAACTCCAGAGTCGTTATTTGAAGCTATAAAATGAAGTGCGCCACTGAGGAGCAAAAGATATCTCAGTTAACTTCATTCTCACTAAGAAATAGCATGTTTCAGGAGTATGCAGGATATACTACCTGGCAGTGTTATAAATCTCAACAGCATTAGTAATTGCATTGTCGTCATATGTTGTCCGGGAACAGAAGCAAACTCCAGGCCTGTCTAAATACTACATATAGTTTCAAGAACAATTAGAGACTAGGGGAAATAGTTTCACTTTctataaaactgcaaattcaGCACCATGACCCAAACGTAACTAGTGCAAATTCAAAGGTGCAGGTACATGCTCCAGTTGTTGATGCCCAAAAAAGCAAGGAGTAAAAAGGTCCAAACCACTCCTACCTTGCAAATAAGTTCTCCTTGAAATCCCCCAGCAACAAGCAACTTGTCTTTCACCGTAAGAGTGCTGACTTGAGTCTGTGTAAATCCTTCTAAAAGGCTCCCAGGATGCTTCTATAatgccaaaataaaaagaaaaaggtcataACCAAGTATGCATAAAACAACAAGCGGATTCCACGTTCAGAACACCTACCTCACATGGTGCTACGTGCCCTGATACATTCAGAACTTCAGTTTTGCTGCAGGTCAAGGATGACCAGTGAATGACGGAAAAATGTGACATAAGGTACACATCATGCTTGGAGGTTGCCCACACCAAGTTCCTCAGCTACATCgtgaaacaaacaaaaaaaaagctTCAGATTTATTGTGACAAAATCATAAGTTAACTTgcctaaaagaaaaaaataattaacatTGACATGCACAATTCTATATCAGCAAATACAGATCATATGGTTTATCCAAGTCACTTGGTTTTACATTCAAGTAACTAGTTCGTTCCCTCCATAATAATGCCGTCTTCACATAACCCTCAAACATATTCTTAATCTAGTTCCTTCCATACAATGTAAATAACCAATAgtaaagaaaaaggtaaagaggGCTAGAATTACCTGGAAGTGTA includes the following:
- the LOC142164779 gene encoding uncharacterized protein LOC142164779, whose product is MRVSLLTRNKLGFIDGTINRDTYGDKYANLWDRCNAIVKSWIMHNVSRDLLCGVLFRSNACAIWANLHERFDKVNASRMYYLHREIFTLTQEMTSVSVYYSKLKDL
- the LOC107794162 gene encoding putative WD repeat-containing protein C2A9.03, which produces MSHQQEDDADYMANEYEMEAIDDDMDDEFHGRDIDASDSDADEYDYMNNKMQDTSAAEARRGRDIQGIPWERLSITREKYRQTRLEQYKNYENVPQSGEASEKDCKTTNKEASYYDFRRNSRSVKSTILHFQLRNLVWATSKHDVYLMSHFSVIHWSSLTCSKTEVLNVSGHVAPCEKHPGSLLEGFTQTQVSTLTVKDKLLVAGGFQGELICKYLDRPGVCFCSRTTYDDNAITNAVEIYNTASGALHFIASNNDSGVRDFDMEKFQLSKHFRFPWPVNHASLSPDGKLIAIVGDNPDGLLVDSRNAKIVSPLCGHGDFSFASAWHPDGLTFATGNQDKTCRVWDIRNLSKSVVALKGNLGAIRSIRYTSDGRYMAMAEPADFVHVFDVKGGYEQEQEIDFFGEISGLSFSPDTESLFVGVWDRTYGSLLEFGRRHNYTYLDTII